One window of Chamaesiphon minutus PCC 6605 genomic DNA carries:
- a CDS encoding efflux RND transporter permease subunit, with translation MQNPPAPTFSLSTLSIRQYIGTLMLTLTVIIVGIYFTTQLPVDLLPSITYPRIGVRLQSPGISPEVAIDEITRPLEEALATTDGVVQIYSQTREGQVNLDLYFNPGSNIDQALNDTTAAFNRNRNQLPDSIEEPRLFKIDPSQLPVYELALTAPSLKDVDLRIFADEELSRELSIVDGVASADVSGGVQEEVRVDIDLNRLQSLGISLPTVLEQLTQRNQDVSGGRIRGDSSEPLTRAVGRFQNASEIRDLAFATGGQSAASNTTPSATTTATTTQTTPTQQVYLRDFATVTDGTEEERVLVNLNRQKAVKISVQKQSDANTVSVVDAVKAKIAQLRTSGVIPADMVITPTLDESVFIRNSLADVIISGLSGALLAAISVFIFLGSLRQTFIIALTIPLCTLAAAIVMKLSGFSLNIFSLGGLAISVGQAIDTSVVILENVSKRIETLKLDREKNGSNSDYAREAIAAVEDSSQEVESSLVASTAANLVSVLPFVLVGGFISLLFNELILTICFAVAASLIVALTVVPMLSARLFSIERTSGLNRLWFLRAFDRRLEGGTRIYGNVLAKAIRRPAILVVTAFVLLGGSGFLMAGQIPQEILPRISTGQANVNVQFPSGTSLATNRRVMAAVDDVLLKQPETQYVFTTAGGSLFGNTVSSNPSRSTGSVTLKPGSDIQDFTERTTRELNRLNLAGIRVRVSAGSVRGLILNNSPVRGAEVDVVLQGQNAEVLTRAGRQVLAALDDRVKLSAFRPDADDRQPEVQIRPNWERANALGLTTQSIGSTIQTAIEGSVPTQLQRNERLVDVRVQLNQSLLKQPSQLAQIPLFVNNNSLVRLSDVATISEGQAPGEIQRINQRPVFIIAGNLNKGASLGAAIAEVQQIVSTLDLPDGVTLLPSYAGQTNQELQSALVSLGGLAAFLVFVVMAVQYNSIIDPLVIILTVPLALVGGLLGLYITQTAIGITVVVGAVLLVGIVVNNAIIMVETANQIREEEGLDRHNAILKAAPQRLRPILMTTVTTVLGLFPLALGIGEGSEFLQPLGIVVFSGLTLATLLTLFIIPCFYVLLHDIFKWGMGIGSRDRKHPLLTSDRHS, from the coding sequence ATGCAAAACCCCCCCGCCCCCACCTTCAGCCTCAGCACCCTCTCCATCCGCCAATATATCGGCACCCTCATGTTGACCCTTACCGTCATCATCGTCGGTATCTACTTCACCACCCAACTCCCCGTCGATCTCCTCCCGTCCATCACCTACCCCCGCATCGGCGTCCGCCTCCAATCCCCAGGCATCTCCCCCGAAGTCGCCATCGACGAAATCACCCGCCCCCTCGAAGAAGCCCTCGCCACCACCGACGGCGTAGTCCAAATCTACTCCCAAACCCGCGAAGGCCAAGTCAACCTCGACCTCTACTTCAACCCCGGTAGCAACATCGACCAAGCCCTCAACGACACCACCGCCGCCTTCAACCGCAATCGCAACCAACTACCAGACTCGATCGAAGAACCCCGCCTGTTTAAAATCGACCCATCCCAACTCCCCGTCTACGAACTAGCTCTGACCGCACCTTCATTAAAGGATGTAGACCTACGCATCTTCGCTGACGAAGAACTCTCCCGCGAACTGAGTATCGTCGATGGTGTCGCTTCCGCCGATGTCTCTGGCGGCGTCCAAGAAGAAGTCCGTGTCGATATCGATCTCAATCGCCTCCAATCTTTGGGAATCAGCCTTCCCACAGTTCTCGAACAACTCACCCAACGCAACCAAGACGTCTCTGGCGGACGCATTCGCGGCGATAGCTCCGAACCTCTCACCCGTGCCGTCGGACGCTTTCAGAATGCCAGCGAGATTCGCGATCTCGCTTTTGCTACAGGCGGACAATCGGCTGCCAGTAACACTACCCCTTCTGCGACTACCACCGCCACAACCACCCAAACTACTCCGACACAGCAAGTCTATCTGCGAGATTTTGCCACAGTCACCGATGGCACCGAAGAAGAGCGAGTACTCGTCAATCTCAACCGCCAAAAAGCAGTCAAAATCAGCGTTCAGAAACAGTCTGATGCCAATACAGTATCGGTCGTCGATGCTGTCAAAGCCAAGATCGCGCAATTGCGAACATCGGGTGTCATTCCCGCCGACATGGTAATCACACCGACATTGGACGAATCGGTCTTCATTCGCAACTCGCTGGCAGATGTAATTATCTCTGGTTTATCTGGCGCGCTCCTAGCAGCAATTTCGGTATTTATCTTTTTAGGCTCGCTGCGGCAGACATTTATCATCGCCCTCACCATTCCCCTGTGTACTTTAGCAGCCGCGATCGTCATGAAGTTGAGCGGGTTCTCGCTAAATATTTTTAGTTTGGGGGGATTGGCAATTAGTGTCGGACAAGCGATCGATACTTCAGTCGTAATTCTCGAAAATGTCAGCAAACGGATCGAAACCCTCAAACTCGATCGCGAAAAAAATGGGTCTAATAGCGATTATGCCCGTGAAGCGATCGCTGCTGTCGAAGATAGCAGTCAAGAAGTCGAATCCTCCCTCGTCGCCTCCACTGCTGCCAACCTCGTCTCCGTACTCCCCTTCGTACTCGTCGGTGGTTTTATTTCCTTACTATTTAACGAGCTGATTCTGACGATTTGCTTCGCAGTAGCTGCTTCTCTAATTGTCGCCCTAACGGTCGTCCCAATGTTGTCGGCGCGGCTATTCTCGATCGAACGTACCAGCGGCTTAAATCGGCTGTGGTTCTTGCGGGCATTCGATCGACGGCTCGAAGGTGGTACGCGCATTTATGGTAATGTCCTCGCCAAAGCGATCCGCCGTCCGGCGATCCTCGTCGTAACCGCATTCGTCCTGCTCGGTGGTAGCGGTTTTCTCATGGCAGGGCAAATTCCCCAAGAAATCCTCCCCCGCATTAGTACCGGACAAGCCAACGTCAACGTCCAATTTCCCTCCGGGACCTCACTCGCTACCAACCGTCGCGTCATGGCAGCAGTTGACGACGTACTACTCAAACAACCAGAGACACAATATGTGTTCACTACCGCTGGCGGTTCGCTCTTTGGCAATACCGTCTCCTCCAACCCCTCCCGCAGTACTGGTAGCGTCACTCTCAAACCCGGTAGCGACATTCAAGACTTCACCGAACGTACCACCCGCGAACTCAATCGGCTCAACCTCGCTGGAATTCGCGTCCGGGTGTCCGCAGGTTCTGTGCGTGGCTTGATCTTAAATAACTCACCCGTGCGGGGAGCCGAAGTAGATGTCGTGCTTCAGGGGCAAAATGCCGAAGTCCTGACGCGTGCAGGACGGCAAGTATTGGCCGCTCTGGACGATCGGGTGAAATTATCTGCTTTTCGTCCCGATGCCGACGATCGCCAGCCAGAAGTCCAAATTCGCCCCAATTGGGAGCGTGCTAACGCCCTGGGTCTGACCACTCAATCGATCGGTAGCACCATCCAAACCGCGATCGAAGGTTCCGTCCCCACCCAGTTACAACGCAACGAGCGACTAGTCGATGTCCGGGTGCAGTTGAACCAATCCCTGCTCAAACAACCCTCTCAGCTTGCACAAATCCCCCTATTTGTCAATAACAATTCCCTAGTCCGGTTGAGCGATGTCGCCACAATTTCTGAAGGACAGGCTCCCGGCGAAATTCAACGCATCAACCAACGCCCTGTCTTTATCATCGCGGGCAACCTGAATAAGGGCGCGAGTCTGGGCGCAGCTATAGCCGAAGTCCAACAGATCGTTTCCACCCTCGATTTACCCGACGGCGTGACGTTGCTCCCTAGCTACGCCGGACAAACCAACCAAGAACTCCAAAGCGCGCTGGTATCGCTAGGCGGTTTAGCAGCCTTCTTAGTCTTCGTGGTCATGGCAGTTCAATACAACTCGATTATCGACCCGCTGGTGATTATTTTGACCGTCCCCTTGGCCTTAGTCGGGGGATTATTGGGCTTGTATATCACCCAAACTGCGATCGGGATTACCGTTGTCGTCGGTGCGGTGCTACTGGTGGGAATCGTCGTCAACAACGCTATCATCATGGTCGAAACTGCCAACCAAATCCGCGAAGAAGAAGGACTCGATCGACATAATGCCATCCTCAAAGCAGCCCCCCAACGCCTCCGCCCGATTCTGATGACCACTGTCACCACCGTCTTAGGACTATTCCCCCTCGCCCTCGGTATCGGCGAAGGCTCGGAATTTTTGCAACCATTAGGGATTGTTGTCTTCTCCGGCTTAACCCTCGCCACCCTACTGACGCTATTTATCATCCCCTGCTTTTACGTCCTGCTCCATGACATTTTTAAATGGGGCATGGGCATCGGATCGCGCGATCGAAAGCATCCGTTACTCACTTCGGATCGTCATTCATAA
- a CDS encoding DUF3177 family protein codes for MPERSQLWFEPLIWMDFRLAVIFTVLMPLILLIWAFAQKTAVLQTLLIIYWRVSSLLAITVYLGIGSLPITFLASFVGQTLIPLSLWFWADLNEEIADLPDRPLKLGFLAWRWATTAYSTLSAIALIPFLSCAFGDAKSDYCQAWFQPSWLYYQFFHPNSKPEFLSFLGILALVFYALCLGYFLIVRLGKQGRSAMAGDE; via the coding sequence ATGCCCGAGCGATCTCAATTATGGTTTGAACCGTTAATCTGGATGGATTTTCGATTAGCGGTAATCTTTACAGTCCTAATGCCATTGATTCTTTTAATCTGGGCATTCGCGCAAAAAACGGCTGTACTCCAGACTTTATTAATTATTTATTGGCGGGTATCGAGTTTACTCGCAATAACGGTCTACCTGGGGATCGGTTCGCTGCCGATTACATTCTTGGCATCCTTTGTCGGTCAAACTTTAATTCCGCTCTCCCTCTGGTTTTGGGCAGATCTTAACGAAGAAATTGCCGATTTACCCGATCGTCCGCTTAAGTTGGGCTTCTTAGCTTGGCGATGGGCGACAACTGCTTATTCTACCCTCAGCGCGATCGCTTTGATCCCCTTTCTCTCCTGCGCCTTCGGCGACGCCAAATCCGATTATTGTCAAGCTTGGTTCCAACCTTCTTGGCTGTATTATCAATTTTTTCACCCCAATTCTAAGCCAGAATTTCTCAGCTTCCTCGGCATCTTAGCTTTAGTTTTTTACGCGCTATGTCTGGGCTACTTCCTCATCGTCCGCCTCGGCAAACAAGGCCGCTCGGCAATGGCGGGAGATGAGTAG